A window of Campylobacter concisus contains these coding sequences:
- the thiH gene encoding 2-iminoacetate synthase ThiH, with protein MKFTKTDHMKLLPHMQDVGRDIMDEILKERANYKPEIYTEADVKAALNAKHCSLENLKALLSPTAAPFLEQIAQLAQAKTRANFGSNITLFTPLYIANYCDNLCVYCGFNAKNNIKRAKLSDEEITRELREISKSGLEEILILTGESETNSSVTYIANACALAKKFFKVVGVEIYPLNSEDYALLHKSGADYVTVFQETYNPTKYEKIHLGGNKRIFPYRLNAQERALLGGMRGVGFAALLGIDDFRLDAFATALHASLVQKKYPHAEIAFSCPRLRPIINNNRINPRDVGERELLQVICAYRIFMPTASITISTREKAKFRDNAVKIAANKISAGVKVSIGAHSEEKKGDEQFEISDSRSVDEIKAMIKANGLEPLMSEYVYV; from the coding sequence ATGAAATTTACAAAAACCGATCACATGAAGCTGCTACCTCACATGCAGGACGTTGGCAGAGATATCATGGATGAGATTTTAAAAGAGCGCGCGAATTACAAGCCCGAAATTTACACCGAAGCAGACGTAAAAGCGGCTCTTAATGCAAAGCACTGCTCGCTTGAAAATTTAAAAGCCCTACTCTCGCCTACAGCAGCGCCATTTTTAGAGCAAATAGCCCAGCTAGCTCAAGCAAAAACAAGGGCAAATTTTGGCTCAAACATCACGCTTTTTACTCCACTTTACATAGCAAACTACTGCGATAATCTCTGCGTTTATTGCGGTTTTAACGCTAAAAATAATATAAAAAGGGCAAAGTTAAGCGACGAGGAGATCACAAGAGAACTGAGAGAAATTTCAAAGAGCGGCTTGGAGGAAATTTTGATCCTAACTGGCGAGAGCGAGACCAACTCAAGTGTCACTTACATCGCAAACGCCTGCGCTTTGGCAAAGAAATTTTTCAAAGTCGTTGGGGTTGAAATTTACCCACTAAACTCTGAGGACTACGCCCTGCTTCACAAAAGTGGCGCAGACTACGTGACCGTCTTTCAAGAGACCTACAATCCCACAAAATATGAAAAAATCCACCTTGGCGGCAATAAAAGAATTTTCCCATACCGCTTAAATGCGCAAGAGCGAGCGCTTCTTGGAGGTATGAGAGGGGTCGGCTTTGCGGCACTTCTTGGCATAGATGACTTTAGACTTGATGCCTTTGCTACGGCACTTCACGCAAGCTTAGTTCAGAAAAAGTATCCACACGCTGAGATCGCATTTTCATGCCCAAGACTTCGCCCTATCATCAATAACAACCGCATCAATCCACGTGACGTGGGCGAGCGCGAGCTTTTGCAAGTGATCTGCGCTTATAGAATTTTTATGCCAACAGCTAGCATAACGATCTCAACCAGAGAAAAGGCTAAATTTCGTGACAACGCCGTAAAGATAGCCGCAAACAAGATAAGCGCTGGTGTAAAAGTGAGCATCGGCGCTCACAGCGAAGAGAAAAAGGGCGACGAGCAGTTTGAGATAAGTGATAGCAGAAGTGTGGATGAGATCAAGGCAATGATAAAAGCAAATGGCCTAGAGCCATTAATGAGCGAGTATGTCTATGTTTAA
- the hisS gene encoding histidine--tRNA ligase: MITALRGMKDMLPARAKLYARIIKTCEEVAKNYGYEQILTPHLEETALFKRSVGESSDIVGKEMYQFEDKGGNDVCLRPEGTAGVVRAFIEAKLDRANVTKRCFYHGSMFRYERPQKGRLREFHQFGCECFGEGSVYEDASIILMVSEIFYRLNIKTTLKINSLGDESSMKSYKAKLVKFLDENSEKICEDCKRRKLLNPIRVLDCKIESCQEIYKNAPVITDSLSDEAQADFVKLQEILTANDVKFEIDTKLVRGLDYYCKTAFEFISNEIGSQSAVAGGGRYDRLVEYLGGRASYGVGFAMGVERIMEILGEAEDERDGVYLCALDAANVDFIYNLGSKLRKKYQVEISYEAKKLQKHLQNADNKNAKIFLCVGENEMKKNKIWYKNLETKDEKTINLDELEKELG; encoded by the coding sequence CAGCTCGTGCAAAACTTTACGCACGGATAATCAAAACCTGCGAGGAAGTCGCAAAAAACTACGGATATGAGCAAATTTTGACCCCGCACCTTGAGGAGACAGCGCTTTTTAAAAGAAGTGTCGGCGAGAGTAGCGACATCGTGGGTAAAGAGATGTATCAGTTTGAAGACAAAGGCGGCAACGACGTTTGCTTGCGTCCTGAGGGCACAGCTGGCGTGGTTAGAGCGTTTATCGAGGCAAAGCTTGATAGAGCAAATGTGACAAAACGCTGCTTTTATCACGGCTCGATGTTTCGCTACGAGCGCCCACAAAAAGGCCGTTTAAGAGAGTTTCACCAGTTTGGCTGCGAGTGTTTTGGCGAGGGCAGTGTTTACGAGGATGCAAGCATTATTTTGATGGTGAGCGAAATTTTTTACAGGCTAAATATAAAAACAACCCTAAAGATAAACTCCCTTGGCGACGAGAGCTCGATGAAGTCTTACAAAGCAAAGCTTGTTAAATTTCTAGATGAAAACAGTGAAAAAATTTGCGAAGACTGCAAAAGACGCAAACTTTTAAACCCTATCCGCGTGCTTGACTGCAAGATAGAAAGCTGCCAAGAAATTTATAAAAATGCTCCAGTTATCACTGATAGCTTAAGCGATGAGGCGCAAGCTGACTTTGTAAAGCTGCAAGAAATTTTAACGGCAAATGACGTTAAATTTGAGATAGACACTAAGCTAGTTCGTGGGCTGGACTACTACTGCAAGACGGCGTTTGAGTTTATAAGCAATGAGATTGGCTCACAAAGTGCAGTCGCAGGTGGCGGCAGATACGATAGGCTCGTTGAGTATCTTGGTGGTAGAGCAAGTTACGGCGTTGGATTTGCGATGGGCGTTGAGAGAATAATGGAAATTTTAGGTGAGGCCGAGGATGAGCGAGATGGAGTTTATCTTTGCGCGCTTGATGCGGCGAATGTTGATTTTATCTATAATCTTGGCTCAAAGCTTCGCAAAAAATATCAGGTTGAAATTTCTTATGAAGCCAAAAAACTTCAAAAACATCTACAAAATGCCGACAACAAAAATGCGAAAATTTTCCTTTGCGTAGGTGAAAACGAGATGAAAAAGAATAAAATCTGGTACAAAAATTTAGAAACCAAAGATGAAAAAACGATAAATTTAGATGAGCTTGAAAAGGAGCTGGGATGA
- the thiS gene encoding sulfur carrier protein ThiS: MISFLLNGKNFELENDISVYKFLTQNGYELKFIALERDGEILPKKLWYESFMSEGKVYEIITLVGGG, translated from the coding sequence ATGATAAGCTTTTTACTAAACGGCAAAAATTTCGAACTTGAAAACGATATCAGTGTTTATAAATTTTTAACTCAAAACGGCTATGAGCTTAAATTTATAGCCCTTGAGCGAGACGGAGAAATTTTGCCAAAAAAGCTTTGGTATGAGAGCTTTATGAGCGAGGGCAAAGTTTATGAGATCATCACTTTAGTTGGTGGCGGATGA
- the mog gene encoding molybdopterin adenylyltransferase: MKAKIGILTLSDRASEGTYEDKSGPAIKEVLDSWIVSEREYFYEVIPDEFELIKERLVYMVDVLGCDLVLTTGGTGPALRDVTPEATEAVCEKMMPGFGELMRAASLQYVPTAILSRQTAGIRGHALIINLPGQPKAIKECLEPVFPSVPYCIDLIEGAFIETDENVMKVFRPKQKKIS, from the coding sequence GTGAAAGCAAAAATAGGTATATTAACCCTTTCTGACCGTGCAAGCGAAGGCACATACGAGGACAAATCAGGTCCAGCGATCAAAGAGGTGCTTGACAGCTGGATAGTGAGCGAGCGTGAGTACTTTTACGAGGTTATACCAGATGAGTTTGAGCTGATAAAAGAGAGGCTTGTGTACATGGTGGACGTGCTTGGCTGCGATCTTGTGCTAACGACTGGTGGTACTGGGCCAGCTCTTAGAGATGTGACACCAGAGGCAACAGAGGCAGTTTGCGAGAAGATGATGCCAGGCTTTGGCGAGCTAATGAGAGCTGCAAGCCTGCAATACGTCCCAACAGCGATCCTATCACGCCAAACAGCAGGCATCAGAGGCCATGCACTCATCATAAATTTACCAGGTCAGCCAAAGGCTATAAAAGAGTGCTTGGAGCCGGTATTTCCATCAGTTCCGTACTGCATTGACTTGATAGAGGGAGCATTTATTGAAACTGACGAAAATGTCATGAAAGTATTTCGTCCAAAACAAAAGAAAATCTCGTAA
- a CDS encoding pyridoxal phosphate-dependent aminotransferase translates to MQLANRMQTLSESITIAISTKAKEMKAAGIDVISLSAGEPDFMTPKKIRETVKNALDNDSKSGKYTPVPGLPEVIDAIRAKLKRDNGLDYKANQIVTNIGAKHSLFNVFQALINPGDEVIIPSPYWVSYPEIVKFCGGVPVFIEADESTNFKITAEQLKKAITPKTKVFSLNHPTNPTGAVYTKEEIAAFGEVLKGTDIIITSDEIYEKVIYGKEFHAVASVSEDLFKRTVTINGLSKCGAMPGWRFGYIASSMDWLIAGIKKLQSQSTSNISSIVQIGAIPSLLGETDDDIENMRKEYEKRRDMAVKMINEIPGLSVVTPDGAFYLFVKCKDVDSDSLRFCKKMLEEANVATVPGVGFGMEGYFRISFATDIDSIKKAIERIANFVKSYKI, encoded by the coding sequence ATGCAACTAGCAAACAGAATGCAAACATTAAGCGAGTCAATAACGATCGCTATCAGCACAAAAGCCAAAGAGATGAAGGCTGCTGGCATCGACGTGATCTCGCTTTCAGCTGGTGAGCCTGACTTTATGACTCCAAAAAAGATAAGAGAAACTGTAAAAAACGCACTTGATAACGATAGCAAAAGCGGCAAATATACGCCAGTACCAGGCCTGCCTGAGGTCATTGATGCCATTAGAGCAAAGCTAAAAAGAGATAACGGACTTGACTACAAAGCAAATCAAATCGTCACAAACATCGGCGCAAAACACTCACTTTTTAATGTATTTCAAGCGCTTATCAACCCAGGTGACGAGGTCATCATCCCATCTCCATACTGGGTGAGCTACCCTGAGATCGTTAAATTTTGTGGTGGCGTGCCTGTTTTTATCGAGGCGGACGAGAGTACAAATTTTAAAATCACAGCCGAGCAGCTAAAAAAAGCGATCACACCAAAAACAAAGGTCTTTTCGCTAAATCACCCGACAAACCCAACTGGAGCTGTATATACAAAAGAGGAGATCGCGGCATTTGGCGAGGTTTTAAAGGGTACTGACATCATCATCACAAGCGATGAAATTTATGAAAAAGTTATTTACGGCAAAGAATTTCACGCAGTAGCCTCAGTGAGCGAGGATCTTTTCAAAAGAACGGTCACGATAAACGGACTAAGCAAGTGCGGAGCAATGCCTGGCTGGAGATTTGGCTATATAGCAAGTTCGATGGACTGGCTGATTGCTGGCATCAAAAAGCTTCAAAGTCAAAGCACAAGCAACATTAGCTCGATCGTGCAAATAGGCGCTATCCCGTCGCTTCTAGGCGAAACCGACGACGATATCGAAAACATGAGAAAAGAGTACGAAAAAAGACGTGATATGGCTGTAAAAATGATAAACGAGATCCCGGGACTAAGCGTTGTAACACCTGATGGCGCGTTTTATCTATTTGTAAAATGTAAAGATGTAGATAGCGACTCGCTTAGATTTTGTAAAAAGATGCTTGAAGAAGCGAACGTAGCCACTGTGCCAGGAGTTGGCTTTGGCATGGAGGGGTACTTTAGAATTTCTTTTGCAACTGACATCGATAGCATAAAAAAAGCGATTGAGAGGATCGCTAATTTTGTAAAAAGCTACAAAATTTAA
- a CDS encoding thiazole synthase, translating into MQNDSLILGGKEFQSRFILGSGKYSHELIDSAVNEAGAQILTLALRRINESKDRNILDFIPKGVTLLPNTSGARNAKEAVRIAQLARELGCGKLVKIEIITDSKFLFPDNTETIKACEALANDGFVPMPYMFPDLNAARAMLSAGASCIMPLAAPIGSNQGLVFKDIIEILINELDTQIIVDAGIGRPSQACEAMEMGAAAIMANTAIASSKNIPLMARAFKEAIIAGRNAYLAGLGAKSKSANASSPLTGFLD; encoded by the coding sequence GTGCAAAATGATAGTTTGATCCTTGGCGGCAAGGAATTTCAAAGCCGCTTTATCCTTGGCTCTGGCAAGTATTCACACGAGCTCATCGACTCAGCCGTAAACGAGGCTGGAGCACAAATATTAACCCTTGCTCTTAGGCGCATAAACGAGAGCAAAGATCGAAATATACTTGACTTCATCCCAAAAGGGGTAACACTTTTACCAAACACAAGTGGCGCTAGAAACGCCAAAGAGGCCGTTCGTATCGCCCAGCTCGCACGTGAGCTTGGATGTGGCAAACTTGTTAAGATAGAGATCATCACTGACTCTAAATTTCTCTTTCCAGACAACACTGAAACCATAAAAGCATGCGAAGCTTTGGCAAATGACGGCTTTGTGCCGATGCCTTATATGTTTCCAGATCTAAATGCCGCAAGAGCGATGCTAAGTGCAGGAGCAAGCTGTATAATGCCTCTAGCTGCGCCCATTGGCTCAAACCAAGGGCTAGTTTTTAAAGATATCATTGAGATTTTGATAAACGAGCTTGATACGCAGATCATAGTTGATGCGGGCATCGGTAGGCCTTCACAAGCGTGCGAAGCGATGGAGATGGGAGCGGCTGCTATCATGGCAAACACAGCCATCGCCTCATCTAAAAATATCCCGCTCATGGCAAGAGCCTTTAAAGAAGCTATCATCGCTGGTCGCAACGCCTATCTAGCAGGCCTTGGCGCAAAGAGTAAAAGTGCAAACGCCTCATCACCGCTCACTGGATTTTTAGACTGA
- the thiF gene encoding sulfur carrier protein ThiS adenylyltransferase ThiF gives MIEIVLNGAKFNVPVKSLSELKELALGDKESEIYKFLEKFNATEPDIFIVDGFAIKEDTELQNSSNVVFIKRGVMPGREVLRSMIASRNSPELNLALSKAVIGVAGLGGLGSNIALSLARVGVKKLVLADFDVVEPSNLNRQQYFVRHIGMKKTQALKELINDVNPFVEVETHDIFLDEKNVASVFGECEILCEAFDNVAGKAMILNEAGASLKEKKIIGASGMAGYFSSNLIKTIKFAKNVYLCGDLTNEAKIGQGLMAPRVAVCANHQANLAIRLLMGLEA, from the coding sequence ATGATAGAGATAGTACTAAATGGCGCAAAATTTAATGTGCCAGTAAAAAGCCTTAGTGAGCTAAAAGAGCTTGCGCTTGGCGATAAAGAGAGTGAAATTTATAAATTTTTAGAGAAATTTAACGCGACCGAGCCAGACATTTTTATCGTTGATGGCTTTGCTATAAAAGAAGATACCGAGTTACAAAATAGCTCAAATGTTGTTTTTATAAAACGCGGCGTGATGCCTGGGCGTGAAGTTTTACGCTCTATGATCGCCTCACGAAACAGCCCTGAGCTAAATTTAGCCCTAAGCAAGGCAGTAATCGGCGTGGCTGGACTTGGTGGTCTTGGTTCAAATATCGCCCTAAGCCTTGCAAGAGTTGGCGTAAAAAAGCTAGTACTTGCCGACTTTGACGTCGTTGAGCCAAGCAATCTTAACCGCCAGCAGTATTTCGTCCGCCACATCGGTATGAAAAAGACGCAGGCGCTTAAAGAGCTGATAAATGATGTCAATCCCTTTGTCGAGGTCGAGACTCACGATATATTTTTAGACGAAAAAAACGTAGCAAGTGTCTTTGGCGAGTGTGAAATTTTATGCGAAGCCTTTGACAACGTCGCTGGTAAGGCGATGATACTAAACGAAGCAGGCGCTAGCTTAAAAGAGAAAAAGATCATCGGCGCTTCTGGCATGGCTGGATACTTTAGCTCAAATCTCATAAAAACCATAAAATTTGCCAAAAATGTCTATCTTTGCGGCGACCTTACAAATGAGGCAAAGATCGGTCAAGGACTCATGGCGCCGCGCGTCGCAGTCTGCGCAAACCACCAAGCAAATTTGGCCATTAGACTACTTATGGGCTTGGAGGCGTAA
- the speA gene encoding biosynthetic arginine decarboxylase, producing MNDFGLSIWGNSNFVIEDGKVCINAASKPAIIDIVKEIRDDGYRGPLLLRFPHLIQKQIEQIHASFAKAKKEFAYKGSFNAVFPLKVNQYPGFVKNLVRLGKPYNYGLEAGSKAELLLTMAYNNEKAPITVNGFKDKEMINIGFIAAEMGHNITLTIEGLNELEAIIAIAKERFKPKPKIGLRVRLHSTGSGLWAKSGGIHSKFGLTSTELIEAVKMLKKANLLENFTMIHFHIGSQISEIHPLKKALIEAGNIYAELRKMGASNLKAINLGGGLAIEYSQFKEESSRNYTLNEYANDVVYMLKTISEQKKEIEPDIFIESGRYIAASHALLVAPVLELFSQEYTEEKLNLKKNNPNLITELVDLYKSIKPSNALEYLHDAIHHTESVLTLFDLGYVDLQDRSNAEVLLRLISKKAVVMLGNKSNSSDLAKIQKEVQERYLLNFSIFQSLPDFWGLKQNFPIMPLDRLDERPTLPASIWDITCDSDGEISYDDEKNPLLLHDVDVEKEDYFLGFFLVGAYQEVIGMKHNLFTHPTEATIELSNDGYKITNLLESQSILDIMEDMDYDIYEIQDTLNERLVKSTLINETQKKQILGELYLFLNDNSYLKTIN from the coding sequence ATGAATGATTTTGGACTTAGCATTTGGGGCAATTCAAATTTTGTTATAGAAGATGGCAAAGTCTGTATAAATGCAGCCAGCAAACCAGCGATCATAGACATCGTAAAAGAGATAAGAGACGATGGATATAGAGGGCCGCTACTGCTTCGTTTTCCGCATCTTATCCAAAAGCAGATCGAGCAGATCCACGCAAGCTTTGCAAAAGCAAAGAAAGAATTTGCCTACAAAGGCAGTTTTAATGCCGTATTTCCACTTAAGGTCAATCAATATCCTGGCTTTGTAAAAAATTTAGTGCGCCTTGGCAAGCCCTACAACTACGGCCTTGAAGCTGGCAGTAAGGCTGAGCTACTTTTAACTATGGCCTACAATAACGAAAAAGCTCCCATAACCGTAAATGGCTTTAAAGATAAAGAGATGATAAATATAGGCTTTATCGCCGCTGAGATGGGACACAACATCACGCTAACGATCGAGGGCTTAAATGAGCTTGAAGCGATAATCGCCATCGCAAAAGAGCGCTTCAAACCAAAACCAAAGATCGGACTTAGAGTAAGACTGCACTCGACAGGATCGGGACTCTGGGCAAAGAGTGGTGGCATACACTCTAAATTTGGACTAACATCAACCGAACTGATAGAAGCTGTAAAGATGCTAAAAAAGGCAAATTTACTTGAAAATTTCACGATGATACACTTTCACATCGGCTCTCAAATAAGCGAGATCCATCCACTCAAAAAAGCACTCATCGAAGCTGGCAACATCTACGCTGAGCTTAGAAAAATGGGCGCCTCAAATTTAAAAGCGATAAATTTAGGTGGCGGTCTTGCGATAGAATACTCGCAGTTTAAAGAAGAAAGTAGCAGAAACTACACACTAAACGAATATGCAAACGACGTTGTTTATATGCTTAAAACCATAAGTGAGCAAAAAAAGGAGATCGAGCCAGATATTTTCATAGAGTCAGGTCGCTACATCGCCGCTTCTCACGCACTTTTGGTCGCTCCTGTGCTTGAGCTATTTTCTCAAGAGTACACCGAAGAGAAGCTAAATTTAAAGAAAAACAATCCAAATTTGATAACTGAGCTAGTTGATCTTTATAAGTCAATCAAGCCTTCAAACGCCCTAGAGTACCTGCATGACGCCATCCATCACACAGAAAGCGTTTTAACACTTTTTGATCTAGGCTATGTCGATCTTCAAGATAGATCAAACGCGGAGGTGCTTTTAAGGCTCATCAGCAAAAAAGCTGTCGTGATGCTTGGTAACAAGAGCAACTCAAGCGATCTGGCTAAAATTCAAAAAGAGGTCCAAGAGAGGTACTTGCTAAATTTCTCTATTTTTCAAAGCTTGCCTGACTTTTGGGGGCTAAAGCAAAATTTCCCTATCATGCCACTTGATAGGCTTGATGAGCGCCCTACTTTGCCAGCTTCGATCTGGGACATCACATGCGATAGCGACGGTGAGATTAGTTATGATGATGAGAAAAACCCACTACTTTTGCACGACGTGGACGTGGAGAAGGAGGATTATTTCTTAGGATTTTTCCTAGTTGGCGCATATCAAGAGGTAATCGGCATGAAACACAACCTCTTCACCCATCCGACAGAGGCCACTATAGAGCTTTCAAATGATGGCTACAAGATCACAAATTTACTTGAGAGCCAGTCTATTTTAGACATTATGGAAGACATGGACTATGATATCTACGAGATCCAAGATACTCTAAACGAGCGCTTAGTGAAATCAACTCTGATAAACGAAACACAAAAGAAGCAAATTTTGGGCGAGCTTTATCTATTTTTAAATGACAATAGTTACCTAAAGACTATCAACTAA
- a CDS encoding thiamine phosphate synthase, whose product MSMFKILCVADFDSYKGDDFLKRIQLLCKAGVDEILLRAKGLDDANFYDLARVVAQICENYRKKFIINQFFDVACKLKSDFWLTSAQLDFFKNHSIFLDEFRKTAKIYAPAHDLEQAKISASIADVFVASHIFATSCKPNLEPRGLNFISELKSFDKEIYALGGLDSGNYKETIKAGANGICFMSLAMNGDMELIKKIAESKNG is encoded by the coding sequence ATGTCTATGTTTAAAATTCTCTGCGTAGCTGACTTTGACAGCTATAAGGGCGATGACTTTTTAAAGAGAATTCAGCTACTTTGCAAGGCTGGCGTGGATGAAATTTTACTTCGTGCAAAGGGGCTAGACGATGCTAATTTTTATGATCTTGCTAGAGTTGTGGCTCAAATTTGTGAAAACTACCGAAAGAAATTTATTATAAATCAATTTTTTGACGTAGCTTGCAAGCTAAAAAGCGACTTTTGGCTCACTTCAGCACAGCTTGACTTTTTTAAAAATCACAGCATTTTTTTAGATGAATTTAGAAAAACAGCTAAAATTTACGCCCCAGCTCACGACCTAGAGCAGGCTAAAATTTCAGCCTCTATCGCTGATGTGTTTGTTGCTTCTCATATATTTGCCACCTCTTGCAAGCCAAATTTAGAGCCAAGAGGGCTAAATTTTATAAGTGAGTTAAAAAGCTTTGATAAAGAAATTTATGCACTTGGCGGGCTAGACAGCGGGAACTACAAAGAGACCATAAAAGCTGGCGCAAACGGCATTTGCTTTATGAGCCTAGCAATGAACGGCGATATGGAGCTTATAAAAAAGATAGCAGAGAGCAAAAACGGCTAA
- a CDS encoding ATP-dependent metallopeptidase FtsH/Yme1/Tma family protein — protein sequence MQKFKFNKKNILIIAAIALISVLLFAVSKEPRNITYSQYMQLMDGNFIDRAVIDDDEVVLYAQNNRFSIIKEGIDLKELIKKVPVEKTKQYITPGMIWGFIIFICFVLWYAYIFRSIRKKEESLLSKKDGAFEIESVLNQNTMPVISNVRFSDVAGISEVKSELSEIVDFLKNPQKYRNFGIKMPKGVLMVGPPGVGKTLVAKAVAGEANVPFFYQNGASFVQIYVGMGAKRVRELFSKAKSYAPSIIFIDEIDAVGKSRGGTRNDEREATLNQLLTEMDGFEDNSGVIVIAATNRIEMIDEALLRSGRFDRRIFLSMPDFNDRVAILNTYLKDKKCEVAAEDIAKMSVGFSGAALSTLVNEAAINALRNGESVLKIRDFEAVLNKVLLGKKKVLSYSENEKKIQAIYQGAKALSAYWFDVKFEKISLIEDRFMATEQEIESKSQMISRIKVLIAGMCKLEIDENDIFSNSSSDLNLAKEIASKMVYEYGMGSSFVPNPNDVEEILKQAKEEIMSFLKGTNEQIAKISSYLLAYESVDKETLAKILNENY from the coding sequence ATGCAAAAATTTAAATTTAATAAGAAAAATATCCTAATAATCGCAGCTATCGCATTAATCAGCGTGCTGTTATTTGCCGTTAGTAAAGAACCACGAAATATCACATATTCGCAATATATGCAACTAATGGATGGAAATTTTATAGACCGCGCTGTAATCGATGACGATGAAGTCGTGCTTTATGCACAAAACAATCGTTTTTCAATCATAAAAGAGGGTATCGATCTAAAAGAACTTATTAAAAAAGTACCTGTTGAAAAGACTAAGCAATACATCACTCCTGGTATGATCTGGGGATTTATCATCTTTATCTGCTTCGTGCTTTGGTATGCTTATATCTTTAGAAGTATCAGGAAAAAAGAGGAGAGCTTGCTTAGCAAAAAAGATGGCGCATTTGAGATAGAAAGCGTGCTAAATCAAAACACTATGCCAGTCATCTCAAATGTGAGATTTAGCGATGTAGCTGGTATTAGTGAGGTCAAAAGCGAGCTTAGCGAGATAGTTGATTTTCTAAAAAATCCACAAAAATATAGAAATTTTGGTATTAAAATGCCAAAAGGTGTGCTAATGGTAGGTCCTCCAGGTGTTGGCAAGACACTTGTTGCAAAAGCCGTTGCAGGCGAGGCAAATGTACCATTTTTCTACCAAAATGGTGCTAGTTTTGTGCAAATTTATGTTGGCATGGGTGCAAAAAGAGTAAGAGAGCTTTTTAGCAAAGCTAAGTCTTATGCTCCGTCTATTATCTTTATCGATGAGATAGATGCTGTTGGAAAGAGCAGGGGTGGTACTAGAAACGACGAGCGAGAAGCCACTCTAAATCAGCTACTAACCGAGATGGATGGCTTTGAGGACAACTCTGGCGTCATCGTAATAGCTGCTACAAATAGGATCGAAATGATCGACGAGGCACTACTTAGATCGGGTCGTTTTGATAGGAGAATTTTTCTTTCGATGCCTGATTTTAACGACAGAGTGGCGATCTTAAACACATATCTAAAAGATAAAAAATGTGAAGTGGCCGCTGAGGATATCGCCAAAATGAGCGTTGGCTTTTCAGGTGCGGCACTTAGTACGCTTGTAAATGAAGCTGCGATAAATGCCCTAAGAAACGGCGAGAGCGTGCTTAAGATAAGGGACTTTGAGGCTGTTTTAAACAAGGTCTTGCTCGGTAAAAAAAAGGTGCTAAGCTATAGCGAAAACGAGAAGAAAATTCAAGCCATTTATCAAGGAGCAAAGGCGCTAAGTGCTTACTGGTTTGATGTGAAATTTGAAAAAATTTCTCTTATAGAAGATAGATTTATGGCAACAGAGCAAGAGATCGAGTCAAAGTCGCAGATGATATCTCGTATCAAGGTGCTCATCGCTGGTATGTGCAAGCTTGAGATAGATGAAAACGACATCTTTTCAAACTCGAGTAGTGATCTAAATTTAGCCAAAGAGATCGCATCAAAGATGGTTTATGAATACGGCATGGGAAGTTCATTTGTCCCTAATCCAAATGATGTAGAAGAAATTTTAAAACAAGCAAAAGAAGAGATAATGTCCTTTTTAAAGGGTACAAACGAGCAGATCGCAAAGATCAGCTCATATCTGCTAGCGTACGAGAGTGTAGATAAAGAGACGCTGGCAAAAATTTTAAATGAAAACTACTAA